The Rhopalosiphum maidis isolate BTI-1 chromosome 1, ASM367621v3, whole genome shotgun sequence genome has a segment encoding these proteins:
- the LOC113557732 gene encoding uncharacterized protein LOC113557732, translating into MFGHRNEAITELIILLKQGTHYEHCTSRNTLFLGCKQRTSYYFKMLLFKKIDAYLLPLCILLFVGLRVIAGQLVRSKHDKNRKQSDQVCRQDMECVSRSEYCDINMEQQNRQKCSIGNESQMGYCCPINKVIRLNTERRITINDDDESILDKILSIPLPESIKPLPEEPECGQNIKSLSNILNVQNAKANDWPWMAVFLETTNYINFCGGVLLNRRFVLTAAHCLKKYTKQDFVVRLGEYDFSTNNETQYIDFRVTDIRLHPDYDHATQANDIAIVRLNRLTIYNSFIRPICLPKTNMEVHKKNAVVAGWGRTILSGQVSNVLQEVVIPIWEHDQCVSAFSQPIFKTNLCAASYEGGKDSCLGDSGGPLLMQRQDGKWTNVGIVSWGISCGQFGLPGVYTKVTSYLKWIAVNAQDQKPYCSKMLLLKNVVYSLPLCTLLVVGLHAAASGTGQLLRIKLEKDTRRDVRVCPYDTECVSGFKFCDINLGPENRQKCGLGNELSAMSFCCPVDKVIHPKREKRKTNDDDESDLDKVLDRAAPEPIKPLPEERECGQNTKSISKILKVQNAKASDWPWMAVFLETTNYMNFCGGVLLNRRFVLTAAHCFKKFTKKDFVVRLGEYDFTTNNETQYIDFRVTDIRLHPDYDQATHANDIAILKLKRPTIYNSFIRPICLPKTNMEVYKRDAVVAGWGQTVFGGEVSNVLQEVVIPIWEHDPCVSAFSQPIFKTNLCAASYEGGKDSCLGDSGGPLMIQRQDGRWTNVGVVSWGISCGEPGIPGVYTKVTSYLKWIAVNAQDII; encoded by the exons ATGTTTGGTCACCGAAACGAAGCCATTACGGAGTTGataattctattaaaacaa ggcACACATTATGAACATTGTACTTCACGAAACACATTGTTCCTGGGATGCAAACAACGaacaagttattattttaaaatgttattatttaaaaaaattgacgcTTACTTGTTACCGCTGTGCATATTGCTCTTTGTTGGTCTTCGCGTAATTGCAG gtCAACTGGTACGAAGTAAACATGACAAAAACAGGAAACAG AGTGATCAAGTGTGCCGCCAAGACATGGAATGTGTTTCTAGATCTGAATACTGTGATATTAATATGGAACAACAAAATCGACAAAAATGTAGTATTGGAAACGAATC aCAGATGGGCTATTGCTGTCCTATTAACAAAGTTATTCGTCTAAATACAGAAAgaagaataacaataaatgacGACGATGAATCAATCTTGgacaaaattttaagtataccgTTACCAGAGTCCATTAAACCGTTACCAGAAGAACCAGAATGCGGACAAAACATTAAGTCCTTATCCAACAtcttaaatgtacaaaatgcAAAAGCCAATGATTGGCCATGGATGGCGGTGTTTTTAGAGACgacaaactatataaatttttgtggTGGAGTATTACTTAATCGACGATTTGTGTTGACTGCGGCTCATTgtcttaaaaa GTATACGAAACAAGATTTTGTTGTTAGACTTGGTGAGTACGATTTCTCAACTAATAATGAGACACAATACATTGACTTCAGAGTGACAGATATTAGATTACATCCAGACTATGATCACGCTACGCAGGCCAATGACATCGCCATAGTGAGGTTGAACAgacttacaatttacaattcattTATTCGACCTATTTGTTTACCTAAAACAAATATGGAAGTGCACAAAAAAAACGCCGTCGTGGCCG gttGGGGTCGAACAATTTTAAGCGGTCAAGTTAGTAACGTGCTCCAAGAAGTAGTTATACCGATTTGGGAACATGACCAGTGCGTTTCAGCATTTTCACAaccaattttcaaaacaaatctTTGTGCTGCGTCGTACGAAGGAGGCAAAGATTCCTGTTTG GGTGATTCCGGTGGTCCGTTATTAATGCAACGACAAGACGGAAAATGGACAAATGTTGGAATAGTGTCTTGGGGTATAAGTTGTGGACAATTCGGACTACCCGGCGTATACACAAAAGTAACTTCATACCTCAAATGGATAGCTGTGAACGCACAAGAT CAAAAGCCATATTGttctaaaatgttattattgaaaaatgtcgTTTACTCGTTACCTCTGTGCACGTTGCTCGTCGTTGGTCTTCACGCAGCTGCATCAGGAACAG GTCAACTGTTACGGATTAAACTTGAAAAAGACACAAGACGG GATGTTCGGGTATGCCCATATGATACAGAATGTGTTTCAGGATTCAAATTTTGTGACATAAATTTGGGACCAGAAAACCGTCAAAAATGTGGTTTGGGAAATGAATT ATCCGCGATGAGCTTTTGCTGCCCTGTAGACAAAGTTATTCATCcaaaaagagaaaaaagaaAGACCAATGACGATGATGAATCAGACTTAGACAAAGTTCTAGATAGAGCAGCACCAGAGCCCATTAAACCGTTACCAGAAGAACGTGAATGTGGTCAAAATACTAAGTCTATatccaaaattttaaaagtgcaAAATGCTAAAGCCAGTGATTGGCCATGGATGGCTGTGTTTTTAGAGACGACAAACTATATGAATTTCTGTGGTGGAGTATTACTTAATCGGCGATTTGTGTTGACTGCTgctcattgttttaaaaa atttacaaaaaaagattTTGTTGTTAGACTTGGTGAGTATgatttcacaactaataatgaGACACAATACATTGACTTCAGAGTGACAGATATAAGATTACATCCAGACTATGATCAGGCTACGCATGCCAATGACATCGCCATATTGAAGTTGAAAAGacctacaatttataattcgtTTATTCGACCTATTTGTTTACCTAAAACAAACATGGAAGTATATAAAAGAGACGCCGTGGTAGCTG gttGGGGCCAAACAGTGTTCGGCGGTGAAGTCAGTAACGTTCTCCAAGAAGTAGTTATACCGATTTGGGAACATGACCCGTGTGTTTCAGCTTTTTCACAaccaattttcaaaacaaatctTTGTGCTGCGTCGTACGAAGGAGGCAAAGATTCCTGTTTG gGTGATTCTGGTGGTCCGCTAATGATACAACGACAAGACGGAAGATGGACTAATGTTGGAGTAGTGTCTTGGGGTATAAGTTGTGGAGAACCAGGAATACCCGGCGTTTACACAAAAGTAACTTCATACCTTAAATGGATAGCTGTAAACGCACAAGATATCATTTGA